The Henckelia pumila isolate YLH828 chromosome 2, ASM3356847v2, whole genome shotgun sequence genome includes a window with the following:
- the LOC140884912 gene encoding translocator protein homolog, whose protein sequence is MASQDLKHRTTDQREDSPVIDATVPPSDVSSRKGKKSKGVARRGFRSLAIALAFPLSLAVLVIYLFGSTNRFRNIEKPFYIPPLWALHLACMTSAFLSGLSAWLVWADGGFHRRPVALTFYFAQLGLSLGWYPIVFGAGLVRVGVALCVALFGALVGSWRTFKSLNPIAGDLFLPCLVAALLPAAVNYRLLNNQ, encoded by the coding sequence atggCTTCCCAAGATCTCAAACACAGAACAACCGATCAAAGAGAAGACTCGCCGGTCATCGACGCCACCGTGCCTCCCTCCGACGTCAGCTCCAGGAAAGGGAAGAAATCGAAAGGCGTGGCCAGGAGGGGCTTCCGATCCTTGGCCATAGCCCTCGCCTTCCCTCTCTCCCTCGCCGTTCTCGTCATCTATCTCTTCGGCTCCACCAATCgcttccgcaacatagagaaACCCTTCTACATACCTCCCCTATGGGCTCTCCACCTCGCCTGCATGACCTCCGCCTTCCTATCCGGCCTCTCGGCTTGGCTCGTCTGGGCCGACGGAGGGTTCCACCGCCGCCCCGTGGCGCTGACTTTCTACTTTGCTCAGCTGGGTCTCAGCCTCGGATGGTACCCGATCGTGTTCGGGGCGGGGCTTGTGAGAGTTGGGGTGGCGCTTTGCGTGGCTCTGTTTGGGGCGTTGGTGGGGAGTTGGCGGACCTTCAAGAGCTTGAATCCGATCGCCGGAGATCTGTTCTTGCCGTGTCTCGTGGCGGCGCTGCTTCCGGCTGCTGTGAATTACAGGCTATTGAATAATCAGTGA